The following proteins are encoded in a genomic region of Mycobacterium sp. 155:
- a CDS encoding NAD-dependent succinate-semialdehyde dehydrogenase, whose translation MDSAALLKSVPTGLWIGGEQREAASTFDVLDPSDDQVLASVSNATAEDAIAALDAACAVQAEWAATAPRERGEILRAVFEKITERADDIAALMTLEMGKVLAESKGEVKYGAEFFRWFSEEAVRIDGHYTTSPAGTGRIVVTKQPVGPCYAITPWNFPLAMGTRKMGPAFAAGCTMIVKPARETPLTMLLLAKLMDEAGLPKGVLSVLPTTNTGAVTAALIDDGRLRKVTFTGSTGVGKALVKQSADKLLRTSMELGGNAPFIVFDDADIDAAVEGAVLAKMRNGGEACTAANRFHVANSVREEFTDKLVKRMSEFTLGKGIDPASTLGPLINSSQVATVTELVSDAVSRGAKVAVGGVAPDGPGNFYPATVLTEVPPDARILKEEVFGPVAPITGFDTEEEGVKAANDTEYGLAAYIYTQSLDRALRVAEAIESGMVGVNRGIISDPAAPFGGIKESGFGREGGSEGIDEYLDIKYIALTK comes from the coding sequence ATGGATAGCGCAGCCTTGCTGAAGTCAGTTCCCACCGGATTGTGGATCGGCGGTGAGCAGCGGGAAGCTGCCTCGACTTTCGACGTCCTTGACCCCAGCGACGACCAGGTCCTGGCCTCCGTCTCCAACGCCACAGCGGAGGACGCGATCGCCGCGCTCGACGCCGCATGCGCAGTCCAGGCCGAGTGGGCCGCCACGGCACCGCGCGAACGCGGTGAAATCCTGCGAGCGGTGTTCGAGAAGATCACCGAGCGTGCCGATGACATCGCCGCGCTGATGACCCTCGAGATGGGCAAGGTGCTCGCCGAGAGCAAGGGCGAGGTCAAGTACGGTGCCGAGTTCTTCCGCTGGTTCTCCGAGGAGGCCGTCCGCATCGACGGGCACTACACCACGAGCCCCGCCGGGACCGGTCGCATAGTCGTCACCAAACAGCCTGTCGGCCCGTGCTACGCCATCACCCCGTGGAACTTCCCGCTGGCCATGGGCACCCGCAAGATGGGGCCGGCGTTCGCTGCTGGCTGCACCATGATCGTCAAACCTGCGCGGGAAACCCCGCTGACCATGTTGCTGCTGGCAAAGCTCATGGACGAGGCCGGCCTGCCCAAGGGCGTGTTGTCGGTCTTGCCGACCACCAATACTGGCGCGGTCACCGCGGCCCTGATCGACGACGGCCGGCTGCGTAAGGTGACCTTCACCGGTTCGACAGGCGTGGGCAAGGCGCTGGTGAAGCAGTCGGCCGACAAGTTGTTGCGCACGTCGATGGAGTTGGGCGGCAATGCGCCGTTCATCGTGTTCGACGACGCCGACATCGACGCCGCCGTCGAGGGTGCCGTGCTGGCCAAGATGCGCAACGGCGGTGAAGCCTGCACGGCCGCCAACCGGTTCCACGTCGCCAACTCGGTGCGCGAGGAGTTCACTGACAAGCTGGTCAAGCGGATGAGCGAGTTCACCCTCGGGAAGGGCATTGACCCGGCGTCCACGTTGGGTCCGTTGATCAATTCCAGCCAGGTCGCCACGGTCACCGAATTGGTTTCCGATGCGGTGTCCCGTGGTGCGAAAGTGGCGGTGGGTGGCGTCGCCCCCGACGGGCCGGGCAACTTCTACCCGGCCACCGTGCTCACCGAGGTGCCGCCCGACGCCCGCATCCTCAAGGAAGAGGTGTTCGGACCAGTCGCGCCGATCACCGGGTTCGACACCGAGGAGGAGGGCGTGAAGGCCGCCAACGACACCGAGTATGGGCTGGCGGCTTACATCTACACGCAGTCGTTGGATCGTGCACTGCGGGTCGCCGAGGCCATCGAGTCGGGCATGGTCGGGGTCAACCGCGGCATCATCTCCGACCCGGCTGCGCCGTTCGGCGGGATCAAGGAGTCCGGATTCGGCCGGGAGGGTGGCAGCGAGGGCATCGACGAATACCTCGACATCAAATACATCGCGTTGACCAAGTAA
- the pgi gene encoding glucose-6-phosphate isomerase, translated as MSADISTTAAWQALVRHHDKIGETHLREFFAEDPARGTELVLNVGDLYIDYSKHRITRETVKLLVELARTAELEQHRDAMFSGEHINTSEDRAVLHTALRLPANAELTVDGHNVVTDVHDVLDRMGAFTDKLRSGEWTGATGKRITTVVNVGVGGSDLGPVMVYDALRHYADAGISARFVSNVDPSHLVATLDGLDPATTLFVVSSKTFSTLETLTNATAARRWLVKALGDAAVAKHFVAVSTHKKLVDEFGINTDNMFGFWDWVGGRYSVDSAIGLSVMAVIGKERFAEFLAGFHLVDEHFRTAPLEDNAPALLGLIGLWYSSFFGAQSRAVLPYTNDLCRFAAYLQQLTMESNGKSVRCDGSPVSTETGEIYWGEPGTNGQHAFYQLLHQGTRLIPADFIGFSQPVDDLATADGEGSMHDLLMSNFFAQTQVLAFGKTAAEITAEGTPAEIVPHKVMPGNRPSTSILATKLTPSVVGQLIALYEHQVFTEGVIWGIDSFDQWGVELGKTQAKALLPVITCDESPAKQSDSSTDTLVRRYRVERGRSA; from the coding sequence ATGAGCGCCGATATTTCGACCACTGCCGCGTGGCAAGCTCTGGTCCGTCATCACGACAAGATCGGCGAGACCCATTTGCGCGAGTTCTTCGCCGAGGATCCCGCCCGCGGTACCGAGCTGGTGTTGAACGTCGGCGACCTCTACATCGACTACAGCAAGCACCGCATCACCCGCGAGACGGTGAAGCTTCTGGTGGAGCTGGCCCGCACCGCGGAGCTGGAGCAGCACCGCGACGCCATGTTCTCCGGTGAGCACATCAACACCTCCGAGGACCGCGCCGTACTGCACACCGCGCTGCGGTTACCCGCCAACGCCGAACTGACCGTGGACGGCCACAACGTGGTCACCGATGTGCACGATGTGCTCGATCGGATGGGCGCCTTCACCGACAAGCTGCGCTCGGGTGAGTGGACCGGGGCCACCGGCAAGCGCATCACCACCGTCGTCAACGTCGGTGTCGGCGGTTCGGACCTGGGCCCGGTGATGGTGTACGACGCGCTGCGGCACTACGCCGACGCGGGCATCTCGGCGCGCTTCGTGTCCAACGTCGACCCCTCCCACCTGGTCGCCACACTCGACGGACTCGACCCCGCCACAACGCTTTTCGTCGTCTCGTCCAAGACCTTCTCGACGCTGGAGACGCTGACCAACGCGACCGCGGCGCGACGCTGGCTGGTCAAGGCGCTAGGCGATGCCGCAGTGGCCAAGCACTTCGTGGCGGTGTCGACCCACAAGAAGCTGGTCGACGAATTCGGCATCAACACCGACAACATGTTCGGCTTCTGGGACTGGGTCGGTGGCCGCTACTCGGTGGATTCGGCGATCGGGCTGTCGGTGATGGCCGTGATCGGCAAGGAACGCTTCGCCGAGTTCCTGGCCGGCTTCCACCTTGTCGACGAGCACTTCCGCACCGCCCCACTGGAAGACAACGCGCCGGCACTGCTCGGCCTGATCGGTCTGTGGTATTCGAGTTTCTTCGGCGCACAGTCACGTGCGGTCCTGCCCTACACCAACGACCTGTGCCGGTTCGCGGCCTACCTGCAGCAGCTGACCATGGAATCGAACGGCAAGTCAGTGCGGTGCGATGGCTCACCGGTGAGCACCGAGACCGGCGAAATCTATTGGGGCGAGCCAGGAACCAACGGTCAGCACGCCTTCTACCAATTGCTGCACCAAGGCACCCGACTGATCCCCGCCGACTTCATCGGGTTCTCCCAACCCGTCGACGATCTCGCGACCGCCGACGGCGAGGGCAGCATGCACGACCTGCTGATGAGCAACTTCTTCGCCCAGACCCAGGTGCTGGCGTTCGGCAAGACCGCCGCCGAGATCACCGCCGAAGGCACCCCCGCCGAGATCGTGCCGCACAAGGTCATGCCGGGCAACCGGCCATCGACCTCCATCCTGGCCACCAAGCTCACACCCTCAGTCGTCGGCCAGCTGATCGCGCTCTACGAGCACCAGGTATTCACCGAAGGCGTCATCTGGGGCATCGACTCCTTCGACCAATGGGGCGTCGAACTGGGCAAGACCCAAGCCAAAGCACTACTACCGGTGATCACCTGCGACGAATCCCCCGCCAAACAATCCGACTCCTCAACCGACACCCTGGTACGCCGCTACCGCGTAGAACGCGGCCGCTCAGCCTAA
- a CDS encoding SDR family oxidoreductase, whose product MIRQKILITGASSGLGAGMARQFAAKGRDLALCARRTERLDELKAELAARHPHVKVAVAELDVNDHEAVPRVFGELSEELGGIDRVIVNAGIGKGWTLGEGKPWANKATLETNLVAGLVQIESALAMFKKSGSGHLVLISSVLGNRGVPGAKAAYCASKAGMSSLGESLRAEYDKGPIRVTVIEPGYIESEMTARANSTMLMVDNETGVRAMVEAIEKEKGRAAVPRWPWAPLAQVLRLLPPKYTRRLA is encoded by the coding sequence ATGATCCGCCAGAAGATCCTCATCACCGGTGCCAGCTCGGGCTTGGGTGCCGGTATGGCCCGGCAATTCGCGGCTAAGGGCCGTGACCTGGCGTTGTGCGCCCGTCGCACCGAGCGGCTCGACGAACTCAAGGCTGAGCTCGCCGCCCGGCATCCCCACGTCAAGGTGGCCGTCGCAGAGCTGGACGTCAACGATCACGAGGCCGTGCCTAGGGTGTTCGGTGAACTGTCCGAGGAACTTGGCGGGATCGACCGGGTCATCGTCAACGCGGGCATCGGGAAGGGCTGGACACTCGGCGAGGGCAAGCCGTGGGCCAACAAGGCCACATTGGAAACCAATCTTGTTGCCGGGCTGGTGCAGATCGAGTCCGCGTTGGCGATGTTCAAGAAGTCCGGCTCCGGACACCTCGTGCTGATCTCGTCGGTGCTCGGCAACCGCGGGGTCCCGGGCGCCAAGGCGGCGTACTGCGCGAGCAAGGCCGGTATGTCGTCGCTGGGGGAGTCGCTGCGTGCCGAGTACGACAAAGGCCCGATCCGCGTGACGGTTATCGAGCCGGGCTACATCGAGTCGGAGATGACGGCCCGGGCGAACTCGACCATGCTCATGGTCGACAACGAGACCGGTGTGCGGGCGATGGTCGAGGCCATCGAGAAGGAGAAGGGCCGCGCCGCGGTGCCGCGGTGGCCGTGGGCTCCGCTGGCCCAGGTGTTGCGGCTGTTGCCGCCGAAGTACACCAGGCGTTTGGCGTAG
- a CDS encoding zinc finger domain-containing protein, with protein MPQIAALGPDALSLDQAGLAAALAGESGRIKNVITDQKVIAGIGNAYSDEILHVAKLSPFATAGKLTEAQLADLHAAMISVLTDAVTRSVGQQAATLKGEKRSGLRVHARTGLPCPVCGDTVREVSFADKSFQYCPTCQTGGKMLADRRMSRLLK; from the coding sequence GTGCCTCAGATCGCCGCACTCGGCCCTGACGCGCTGTCGCTCGATCAGGCTGGTCTAGCTGCCGCACTCGCGGGGGAGAGCGGCCGGATCAAGAACGTGATCACCGATCAGAAGGTGATCGCCGGGATCGGCAACGCCTACAGCGATGAGATCCTGCACGTGGCCAAGCTGTCGCCGTTCGCCACCGCCGGCAAGCTCACCGAAGCGCAACTGGCTGATCTGCACGCCGCGATGATCTCGGTGCTCACCGATGCAGTGACCCGTTCGGTCGGGCAGCAGGCGGCGACGTTGAAGGGGGAGAAGCGGTCGGGGCTTCGCGTGCATGCCCGCACCGGGCTGCCGTGCCCCGTGTGCGGGGACACCGTGCGGGAGGTGTCGTTCGCCGACAAGTCTTTTCAGTACTGCCCGACGTGTCAGACCGGTGGCAAAATGCTGGCCGACCGCAGGATGTCACGGTTGCTCAAGTAG
- a CDS encoding FUSC family protein, with protein sequence MSDRPAPKPVFHPLRNIFVLNSGPRRFSFALRAALCMTVPVLVGWAFGDIAAGLIATIGGFTSLYGSGRPYLNRGVYLGVVVACFAASVALGDWAAAAPWLAVGTVTVIAMVVVLVCNALAIGPPGAYLFVLACAAGTGVAATHLTPAHLAVLVLAGGAFAWLVHMAGALTRPRGPERAAVAAAATAIAGYIETIGGDAHAEAAARHRAATLLHTAWITLVTYQPVQPKPDDTLYRLRVVNRRLHALFAEAMRSADTGRPLPFDGAELARHLATVPADAFIDDHGAEGVPLGRPSVAALLRRAVTPGSNSMRLAARVGIAVLIAGAITGALGISHAYWAMATAVLMLHQGFDWQRTVQRGIERTLGTWLGLGVAGAILALHPQGVWLALVLGTLQFAIEMVVVRNYTLAVIFITPAALTIASGGAPVAGLGALLLARGGDTLIGCAVALLVYWLTERGRPPAGLATAISGTTTAIESAVRHLAAGNVTTALARTDRRDLQLRTMAMLPAYDVGVGGSPSQRAAAERMWPTVVVAEQLAYRTLAACWALEHDGNTTAAADTAADLTEQVSVLGLPDQGQ encoded by the coding sequence ATGTCAGACCGGCCCGCGCCCAAACCGGTTTTCCACCCGCTACGAAACATCTTCGTCCTCAACAGCGGACCACGCCGATTCTCGTTCGCGCTGCGCGCGGCACTGTGTATGACGGTCCCGGTGCTCGTCGGCTGGGCGTTCGGCGACATCGCTGCCGGCCTGATCGCCACCATCGGCGGGTTCACCTCGTTGTACGGCAGCGGCAGGCCTTACCTCAACCGTGGCGTCTATCTCGGCGTGGTCGTGGCGTGCTTCGCCGCCTCGGTGGCGCTCGGAGACTGGGCGGCTGCCGCGCCGTGGCTGGCAGTGGGGACCGTCACCGTGATCGCGATGGTCGTCGTGCTGGTGTGCAACGCGCTGGCCATCGGGCCGCCGGGCGCCTACCTGTTCGTGCTGGCGTGCGCTGCGGGCACCGGGGTAGCCGCCACACACCTGACGCCGGCCCATCTCGCCGTGCTGGTGCTCGCCGGTGGCGCGTTCGCCTGGCTGGTCCATATGGCGGGTGCGCTGACGCGCCCGCGCGGCCCGGAGCGCGCCGCGGTCGCGGCCGCGGCGACGGCGATCGCCGGGTACATCGAAACGATCGGCGGTGACGCGCATGCCGAAGCCGCCGCCCGGCACCGGGCCGCCACACTGCTGCACACCGCGTGGATCACGCTGGTCACCTACCAGCCCGTGCAACCCAAACCCGATGACACTCTCTACCGCCTGCGGGTGGTGAACCGACGTTTGCACGCGCTGTTCGCCGAGGCCATGCGCAGCGCAGACACCGGCCGGCCGTTGCCGTTCGACGGGGCGGAACTTGCGAGGCATCTGGCCACCGTGCCCGCCGACGCCTTCATCGACGATCATGGCGCGGAAGGGGTTCCGCTCGGTAGGCCCAGCGTGGCGGCGTTGCTGCGCCGAGCGGTGACCCCGGGTTCCAACTCCATGCGGCTGGCCGCCCGCGTCGGAATCGCGGTATTGATCGCCGGCGCCATCACCGGGGCGTTGGGAATCAGCCACGCTTATTGGGCGATGGCGACCGCAGTGCTGATGTTGCACCAGGGTTTCGATTGGCAGCGCACGGTACAGCGCGGCATCGAACGCACACTGGGCACCTGGCTCGGACTGGGCGTGGCCGGGGCGATCCTGGCGCTGCACCCGCAAGGAGTGTGGTTGGCCTTGGTACTCGGCACATTGCAGTTCGCCATCGAGATGGTCGTGGTGCGTAACTACACCCTTGCCGTCATCTTCATCACGCCCGCAGCGCTGACCATCGCGTCGGGTGGCGCTCCGGTCGCCGGCCTCGGTGCGCTACTGCTGGCGCGTGGGGGTGACACGCTGATCGGTTGTGCCGTGGCCCTTTTGGTGTATTGGCTGACTGAGCGCGGTCGTCCTCCCGCTGGATTGGCGACCGCGATCTCGGGCACGACGACCGCCATCGAGTCGGCGGTGCGCCATCTGGCGGCCGGTAACGTCACCACCGCCCTGGCCCGCACCGACCGCAGGGATCTGCAATTGCGCACGATGGCGATGCTGCCCGCCTACGACGTCGGCGTCGGCGGATCGCCGTCGCAACGTGCTGCGGCCGAACGCATGTGGCCGACGGTGGTGGTCGCCGAACAACTCGCCTACCGCACCCTGGCAGCGTGTTGGGCATTGGAACACGACGGGAACACCACGGCGGCCGCCGACACCGCCGCCGATCTGACCGAACAGGTCTCAGTGCTCGGGTTGCCAGACCAGGGACAGTAG
- a CDS encoding phage holin family protein: MTSFLLRAGLTGLALWIVTLIVPGMSFVGGNTTVARVGIIFVVAVIFGVVNAIIKPIVQILSIPLYILTLGLIHIVINALMLWITSRITESTTHWGLQINEFWWTAIWAAIVLSIVSWLLSLVWQPEH; the protein is encoded by the coding sequence ATGACCTCATTTCTGTTGCGCGCCGGGCTGACCGGGCTCGCACTGTGGATCGTGACGCTGATCGTCCCGGGGATGAGTTTCGTCGGTGGAAACACGACCGTGGCGCGCGTCGGCATCATCTTCGTCGTCGCAGTGATATTCGGTGTGGTCAACGCGATCATCAAACCGATCGTGCAGATTCTCTCGATCCCGCTGTACATCTTGACCCTCGGACTCATCCACATCGTGATCAATGCGCTCATGTTGTGGATCACGTCCCGGATCACCGAGAGCACCACCCACTGGGGTCTGCAGATCAACGAATTCTGGTGGACCGCGATCTGGGCGGCGATCGTGCTGTCGATTGTCAGTTGGCTACTGTCCCTGGTCTGGCAACCCGAGCACTGA
- the cobF gene encoding precorrin-6A synthase (deacetylating) yields the protein MRHIHVIGIGAGDPDYVTAQAVSALNDTQVFFAMDKGPRRGADTRTRGGQDTRTRGGQDTRTRGGQTGTDELVALRRSICERFIKSAPGAPGYRFVELIDPPRATTGEYTSAVADWHAERASIWAQAIETELGPDGVGAFLVWGDPSLYDSTLRILDQVAEQVEFDYDVIPGITAIQALTARHRIPLNDIGEPVLITTGRRLREEGLSGAAVVMLDAECSFQDCPQQTRIWWGAYLGTPDEILVAGRVGEVGEQIVAARAQARERHGWIMDTYLLRSAD from the coding sequence GTGCGCCACATCCATGTCATCGGTATCGGCGCGGGTGACCCCGACTACGTCACGGCACAAGCGGTTTCCGCACTCAACGACACCCAGGTGTTCTTCGCGATGGACAAGGGGCCGCGGCGAGGCGCCGACACCCGGACGCGAGGAGGACAAGACACCCGGACGCGAGGAGGACAAGACACCCGGACGCGAGGAGGACAAACTGGTACCGATGAGCTGGTCGCGCTGCGTCGGTCGATCTGCGAACGGTTCATCAAATCCGCACCTGGGGCACCCGGTTACCGGTTCGTCGAGCTGATCGATCCGCCGCGCGCGACCACCGGGGAATACACCAGTGCCGTCGCTGATTGGCATGCCGAGCGGGCCAGTATCTGGGCGCAGGCGATCGAGACCGAACTGGGGCCCGACGGCGTCGGCGCGTTTCTGGTCTGGGGTGACCCGTCGCTGTATGACAGCACGCTGCGCATCCTCGACCAGGTCGCCGAACAGGTGGAATTCGACTACGACGTCATTCCCGGAATCACTGCCATCCAGGCGCTGACGGCACGGCACCGTATCCCGCTCAACGACATCGGCGAGCCGGTGCTGATCACCACTGGCCGCCGGTTGCGCGAGGAGGGCCTCTCCGGCGCCGCGGTGGTGATGCTCGACGCCGAATGCTCGTTCCAGGATTGCCCGCAGCAGACCCGGATCTGGTGGGGCGCCTATCTGGGCACGCCCGACGAGATCCTCGTTGCCGGCCGCGTCGGCGAGGTGGGCGAACAGATCGTTGCGGCGCGAGCCCAAGCGCGTGAACGCCACGGCTGGATCATGGACACCTACCTGCTCCGATCGGCAGACTGA
- a CDS encoding diiron oxygenase: protein MPTSVRAANAATREEFSERLLKGSVRKSYAPVVDIDWDAPLDPDKYYLPPKTVSLYGTPLWDSMSRAEQIELSRQELVNTLSAGIWFENILNQALLRKMMRQDPTARATHYELTELGDETRHMVMFGRAIEKVDAKPVRPRLYQRMIINALPFAFRGSLLWVAALIGEEIFDSLQRQMMDDPELQPIIQRLMRIHVTEEARHIQFARDGLRKRTPTMPWTARVWVGNLNGVGGLFFRFLFTNKVQYRRAGLDARAARKMARASAHRHETQIAGFAPLAAFLEEVGLMGPIARRLWRRTGFLPATAVRGIATSPSSTVEADDDVYDGAATLRIADGEHPAHVRLTGHLDPIDGRYHWRGTILDAPAAIAPGPVRLTIDTRCVDARITERTAQDTYSIAGVGMPPFSLPNVEITAVGAANGR, encoded by the coding sequence GTGCCAACTTCGGTCAGGGCGGCCAACGCCGCCACACGTGAGGAGTTCTCCGAACGCCTGCTCAAGGGCTCGGTACGCAAGTCCTATGCGCCCGTGGTCGACATCGACTGGGACGCACCCCTGGATCCCGACAAGTATTACCTGCCTCCGAAGACGGTGTCCCTGTACGGAACACCGTTGTGGGACAGTATGTCCCGCGCCGAGCAGATCGAGCTGTCACGCCAGGAGCTGGTCAACACACTCTCGGCCGGCATCTGGTTCGAGAACATCCTCAACCAAGCACTGCTGCGCAAGATGATGCGTCAGGACCCCACCGCCCGCGCGACCCACTACGAGCTCACCGAGCTGGGCGACGAGACGCGGCACATGGTGATGTTCGGCAGGGCGATCGAGAAGGTGGACGCCAAGCCCGTCCGGCCGCGGCTGTACCAGCGGATGATCATCAACGCCCTGCCATTCGCGTTCCGCGGTTCCTTGCTGTGGGTGGCTGCTCTGATCGGCGAAGAGATCTTCGACTCCCTGCAGCGGCAAATGATGGACGATCCGGAACTACAGCCAATAATCCAGCGCCTCATGCGAATTCACGTCACCGAGGAAGCCCGCCACATCCAGTTCGCCCGCGACGGGCTGCGCAAGCGCACTCCGACGATGCCCTGGACCGCCCGCGTGTGGGTCGGCAATCTCAACGGGGTCGGCGGGCTGTTCTTCCGCTTCCTGTTCACCAACAAGGTGCAATACCGCCGGGCCGGCCTCGATGCCCGCGCGGCCCGCAAGATGGCCCGAGCCAGCGCGCACCGGCACGAGACCCAGATCGCCGGGTTCGCCCCGCTGGCCGCGTTTCTGGAGGAGGTCGGGTTGATGGGCCCGATCGCCCGACGGCTGTGGCGCCGCACCGGGTTCCTGCCCGCCACCGCGGTGCGTGGCATCGCGACATCCCCGAGCTCGACCGTCGAAGCCGACGACGACGTGTACGACGGAGCGGCAACACTGCGGATCGCCGACGGCGAGCATCCTGCGCATGTGCGTCTGACCGGACACCTGGACCCGATCGACGGCCGATACCATTGGCGTGGAACGATTCTCGACGCACCAGCCGCCATCGCACCCGGTCCGGTCCGGCTGACGATCGACACCCGGTGCGTGGACGCCCGGATCACCGAACGCACCGCACAGGACACCTACTCGATCGCCGGTGTCGGCATGCCGCCGTTCAGCCTGCCGAACGTCGAGATCACCGCCGTCGGTGCCGCTAACGGCCGATGA
- a CDS encoding GAF and ANTAR domain-containing protein: protein MTDTPHAVIALQISELIRDIQQSPPADVDAALGELTESGVNYISAAQHAGITIASRDGKLHTSAATSEYPALLDKFQQLCGEGPCLSAAWEQHIIKIDDVETEQRWPAYCRDTREETPIRSIMAFQLYADHQTMGALNFYSERAYAFDAEAVESGLIVATHAALAWNLLRRDEQFRSALASRDIIGQAKGMLMERFKIDAVQAFEVLKRLSQNSNTPLVGVAQEIVTADRATDVIGR from the coding sequence ATGACAGATACCCCACATGCGGTCATTGCCTTGCAGATCAGTGAGTTGATCCGCGATATTCAGCAGTCTCCGCCCGCCGACGTCGATGCGGCCCTGGGTGAGCTCACCGAGAGCGGTGTCAACTACATTTCGGCCGCCCAGCATGCCGGCATCACCATCGCGTCGCGTGATGGCAAGCTGCACACCTCCGCGGCGACCAGTGAATATCCAGCCCTCCTGGACAAGTTTCAGCAACTATGCGGTGAGGGACCGTGCCTCAGTGCGGCGTGGGAGCAGCACATCATCAAGATCGATGACGTCGAGACAGAGCAGCGGTGGCCCGCCTATTGCCGGGATACGCGCGAGGAGACGCCGATCCGCTCGATCATGGCCTTTCAGCTCTATGCAGACCACCAGACGATGGGCGCATTGAATTTCTATTCCGAGCGCGCCTACGCCTTCGATGCCGAGGCCGTCGAGTCCGGTCTCATCGTCGCCACGCACGCAGCCCTTGCATGGAACCTGCTCCGTCGGGACGAACAGTTCCGCAGTGCGCTGGCCTCTCGCGACATCATCGGCCAGGCAAAGGGCATGCTGATGGAACGCTTCAAGATCGACGCCGTCCAGGCCTTCGAGGTGCTCAAGCGGTTGTCTCAGAATTCCAACACCCCTCTCGTGGGCGTTGCGCAGGAGATCGTGACTGCGGATCGCGCGACCGATGTCATCGGCCGTTAG
- a CDS encoding MFS transporter: protein MTTSLNRPSGPVSVVAADPTVRRLAVIALALGGFGIGTTEFVAMGLLPDIASSFGITEPTAGHVISAYALGVVVGAPVIAAVTARLPRKALLLGLITVFTLGNLASMVAPSYPTLVAARFVAGLPHGAFFGIAALAAAHLMGPQNRAKAVAHVLSGLTIATVLGVPIASWLGQALGWRSAFGLVVAIGMVTLAALWFWLPDQLRTMHVTSPLTELGALRRPQVWLAVLIGMIGFGGMFAVYTYISTTMTDVAGLSRTLVPVALMVFGLGMVVGNLVGGRLADISVIRALYLSLGALGVLLTVFVAAAHNPWTALLALFGIGASGSAVGPALQTRLMDVAHDAQTLAAALNHSALNVGNATGAWVGGLVIAAGYGYTAPAAAGAVLAVGGLLVLTVSVALQRRSPTRR from the coding sequence ATGACGACTTCCCTTAACCGCCCGTCGGGCCCCGTGTCCGTCGTCGCAGCCGATCCCACGGTGCGCCGACTTGCCGTGATCGCCCTGGCGCTCGGTGGTTTCGGCATCGGCACCACCGAATTCGTGGCCATGGGACTGCTGCCCGATATCGCGTCGAGCTTCGGGATCACCGAACCCACCGCCGGTCATGTCATCTCCGCGTACGCCCTCGGCGTTGTCGTGGGTGCGCCGGTCATCGCGGCCGTCACCGCGCGGCTGCCGCGCAAGGCGCTGCTGCTCGGCCTGATCACCGTGTTCACGCTTGGCAATCTGGCCAGCATGGTGGCGCCGTCGTACCCGACCCTGGTGGCGGCCCGCTTCGTCGCAGGCCTGCCGCACGGCGCGTTCTTCGGTATCGCCGCCCTCGCCGCTGCTCACCTGATGGGCCCGCAGAACCGGGCCAAGGCAGTCGCCCACGTGCTGTCCGGCCTGACCATCGCGACGGTGCTCGGGGTGCCGATCGCCTCGTGGCTCGGCCAGGCGCTGGGTTGGCGCAGCGCGTTCGGCCTCGTGGTCGCCATCGGGATGGTCACGCTGGCCGCGCTGTGGTTCTGGCTACCCGACCAACTGCGCACCATGCACGTCACCAGCCCACTGACCGAGCTCGGTGCGCTGCGCCGGCCCCAGGTCTGGCTGGCCGTGCTGATCGGCATGATCGGATTCGGCGGGATGTTCGCCGTGTACACCTACATCAGCACCACGATGACCGATGTGGCGGGGTTGTCGCGCACGCTGGTTCCGGTTGCGCTCATGGTGTTCGGCCTCGGCATGGTGGTCGGCAACCTGGTCGGCGGCCGACTGGCCGACATATCGGTGATTCGCGCGCTCTACCTGTCCCTCGGCGCTCTCGGGGTGTTGCTGACGGTATTCGTGGCGGCCGCGCACAACCCATGGACCGCGCTGCTGGCGCTGTTCGGGATCGGCGCGTCCGGCTCCGCAGTGGGACCGGCGTTGCAGACCCGGCTGATGGACGTGGCCCACGACGCGCAGACGCTGGCCGCGGCCCTCAACCACTCCGCCCTGAACGTCGGCAATGCCACAGGTGCCTGGGTAGGCGGCCTGGTCATCGCGGCGGGCTACGGTTACACCGCCCCCGCCGCTGCGGGTGCGGTCCTGGCGGTCGGCGGCCTGCTTGTGCTCACCGTGTCGGTGGCATTGCAGCGGCGCAGCCCTACTCGTCGATGA